ACATGGTCATCCAGAAGCTCGAGGTGCAACTCAGGCGGCAGAAGGACAAGGTCCGAAGCCGGAAGGGGATGGAGCGCGATCCCTTCGCCAGGGTGGACGTGGTTCGTCCCGGTGAGTCGGAGGACGGAGAGGCGCTGGAGGTGCTTCAGTCCGGCGAGGTGACCCCGGACGCCCTGTCTGTGGAGGAGGCGATACGGCTCCTCAAGGAGAGCGGAGAAGATTACATGCTCATCACCGATCCGACGACGGAACGGGTCACGGTGGTGCTCCGCCGGAACGACGGCAATTTCGGCGTCGTGGAAGTCTGAGGGATCCGGAAGGGATGGGCGGCGCCGTGATGCCGCGCCGGCGATCGGCCGGTGCGACCGGCGTTGCCGGGAAAGGGAACCGGTGCGAGGCATCTCCGTAGCCGAGTTGTTCGAAAGAACGAAGGACGAGTTTCAGTTCGAAGTGCTCACCGAGAGCGTCGAATCGGCCCGTCCGATCACGGTGAGCGACATCCACCGGCCCGCCTTCGTTTTGGCCGGGTTCATCAAGAATTTCCTCGCCGAGAGGATCCAGATCCTAGGCGAAACGGAGATGCTCTACCTGGAGAGCCTGGAGGAGAGGGAACGGCTGGAGGCGATCGACCGGCTTTTCCAACACAACATCCCCTGCGTGATCGTGGCGAAGGGGCTCCGGTTCCCCGAGTACCTGACCAAGCGGGGAAACAAGGGGGGCGTGCCCGTACTCCGGACGCCGCTCTCCACCACCCCTTTCATCCATCAGCTCACGCAGTACCTGGACGAGGCCTTCGCCCCCCGGACGCACATCCACGGGAGCCTGATGGACGTCTACGGCGTCGGCCTGCTGATCACCGGACCCAGCGGGATCGGCAAGAGCGAGTGCGCGCTCGATCTGGTCGAGCGGGGACACCGCCTGGTGGCGGACGACCTGGTGATCGCCGTGCGGCGGCGGAAGGAGCTTCGGGGCGAGGCGAGCGAACCCCTCCGGAACCATATGGAGATCCGCGGCGTGGGAATCATCGACGTGCGCCGCATGTTCGGGGTGCGCGCCATCACCCGGGACAAGAGGATCAGCGTCGAGGTGCGCCTGCGAAAGTGGGGCGCCGACGTGGAGTACGACCGGCTCGGCCTCGAGGAGAGGATGACCACTATTTTGGGGCTCAAGATCCCCGTGGTCACCGTCCCGATCCTTCCGGGAAAGAACATCTCGGTGATCGTGGAAGTGGTGGCGATGAACCATCTGCTCCGGCTGCACGGGCTCCGGCCGGCGGAGCAGCTGGACCGGAAGATCATCGGCAGAATGCGGGGCGACAGCAGCGAGTGGAAGCCGCCGGAGACGATTGGTTAAGGCCGCCGCCCGGCCGGGGACGCGAGCATGATCGAAGAGACACTTGCGATACGCAACAAGCTCGGCATCCACCTCCGCCCGGCGGAGAAGATCGCCCAGACGGCGAACGCCTTCGCCTCCGGCGTGTCCCTCCGGAACGGGTCGTGCCAGGTGAACGGTAAGAGCATTCTCGGCATGCTCGCCTTGGAGGCGGGCTTCGGCTGCCGGGTGCACGTGATCGTCGAGGGACCGGACGAGGGGGAGGCGATGGCGGCGATCCGCGCCCTCATCGAGGGTGGTTTCGGCGAGGAGATGGGGGACCCGGAGGCGTGATGAGCGGCTCGAGGGAGAAACGGGAGGAGCGAGGGGAGGTCCTGCTCCGCGGCGTTTCCGTCTCCTCCGGCGTGGCGGTGGGGGAGGTCTTCATCATGGGGGAGGAAGAGCCCCCCGTCGAGGACCGGGAGATCGCCCCCGAGGAGATCCCCGCCGAGGAAGAACGTTTCCGCCGCGCCCTCGATCGAACCCGCGACGAGATCCGCAAGATCCGCACCCGCTACCGCTCCGTGATCGGCGAGGAGCTGGTGCGGATCTTCGACGCCCAGCTCATGATCCTCCAGGACGAGACCATGCTCGAGGGGACGTTCCGCCGGATCCGGGAGGAACGCCGGAACGCCTCCGCCGCCTTTCAAGCGATCCTCTCCGAGGCGATCGTCAACCTCTCCCGGATCGAGAACGAGTATCTCCGGGACCGGGTGGAGGATCTGAAGGACGTCCGCCGGCGGGTGCTGCACAATCTCGCCGGCCGCGGGAGCCGCTCCATCGCCCATATCCAGAAGGGCGTGATCGTGGTCGCCGAGGACCTCACCCCTTCCCAGACCGTTCAACTCCCGCGCAGCAAGGTGAAAGGGATGGCCACTCTCGGAGGCGGCCGCACGTCGCACACCGCGATTATGGCGCGCTCGCTGCAGATCCCCGCGGTGGTCGGCGTGGAGGGTCTCCTGCGGGAAGTGAGAAACAAGGAGAGGGTCATCGTCGACGCCAGCGAGGGAATCGTGGTGGTTCGGCCCGGGCCGGAGCGTCTGAAACAGGCGCTGAGCCGGCAGCGCCGCTACAGGGAGATCTCCCGGGAGCGACTCCGGCTTCGCGATCTTCCCTCGGTGACGCGGGACGGCGTCACCATCGATCTTTTCGCGAACGTGGACGTGCCCGAGGAGGTTCCCCTGGCGGTGGAGCACCGCGCCAAGGGGATCGGCCTCTTCCGCACCGAGTTCCTCTATCTGCGGGACGCCGACATGGCCCGCGAGGAAGTGCAGACCAGCATCTACCGGAAGATCCTGCGGCGTCTCTCGCCGGGGGAGGTGGTGCTCCGCACGCTCGACGTGGGGGGGGACAAGGTGTTCGATCCGCTCGGCGGCGTTCTCG
The genomic region above belongs to Candidatus Eisenbacteria bacterium and contains:
- the raiA gene encoding ribosome-associated translation inhibitor RaiA, with product MRILITARHFDLTEGLREHTEERLEKLSKYGVQILESHVVLSVEKYRHIAEISLNGRGFTLNGKTESDDMYTSVDMVIQKLEVQLRRQKDKVRSRKGMERDPFARVDVVRPGESEDGEALEVLQSGEVTPDALSVEEAIRLLKESGEDYMLITDPTTERVTVVLRRNDGNFGVVEV
- the ptsP gene encoding phosphoenolpyruvate--protein phosphotransferase → MSGSREKREERGEVLLRGVSVSSGVAVGEVFIMGEEEPPVEDREIAPEEIPAEEERFRRALDRTRDEIRKIRTRYRSVIGEELVRIFDAQLMILQDETMLEGTFRRIREERRNASAAFQAILSEAIVNLSRIENEYLRDRVEDLKDVRRRVLHNLAGRGSRSIAHIQKGVIVVAEDLTPSQTVQLPRSKVKGMATLGGGRTSHTAIMARSLQIPAVVGVEGLLREVRNKERVIVDASEGIVVVRPGPERLKQALSRQRRYREISRERLRLRDLPSVTRDGVTIDLFANVDVPEEVPLAVEHRAKGIGLFRTEFLYLRDADMAREEVQTSIYRKILRRLSPGEVVLRTLDVGGDKVFDPLGGVLEQNPMLGWRGIRVSLELKDLFRSQIRALLRASKTGNLSILLPMISTLEEVREAKRIIAETGEELRIEGHDVTGPYRLGVMIETPAAVHLAPHLAKEADFFSIGTNDLIQYGLAVDRDNIKVAYLFDPFHPAISAMVRRVIDVGREAGIPVSICGEMAGEPLGAVLLVGLGARILSVHPYLIPDLKRIFCLLDTKEAKELADRVIDLPSAAEAREAVESYVHELELRSQETTRCEGG
- a CDS encoding HPr family phosphocarrier protein, whose amino-acid sequence is MIEETLAIRNKLGIHLRPAEKIAQTANAFASGVSLRNGSCQVNGKSILGMLALEAGFGCRVHVIVEGPDEGEAMAAIRALIEGGFGEEMGDPEA
- the hprK gene encoding HPr(Ser) kinase/phosphatase; translated protein: MRGISVAELFERTKDEFQFEVLTESVESARPITVSDIHRPAFVLAGFIKNFLAERIQILGETEMLYLESLEERERLEAIDRLFQHNIPCVIVAKGLRFPEYLTKRGNKGGVPVLRTPLSTTPFIHQLTQYLDEAFAPRTHIHGSLMDVYGVGLLITGPSGIGKSECALDLVERGHRLVADDLVIAVRRRKELRGEASEPLRNHMEIRGVGIIDVRRMFGVRAITRDKRISVEVRLRKWGADVEYDRLGLEERMTTILGLKIPVVTVPILPGKNISVIVEVVAMNHLLRLHGLRPAEQLDRKIIGRMRGDSSEWKPPETIG